Proteins from a genomic interval of Nautilia sp. PV-1:
- a CDS encoding 2,3,4,5-tetrahydropyridine-2,6-carboxylate N-succinyltransferase has protein sequence MFENLVENIQGYKKPFAFGIARVDFGQVNREKVLQATYPVINWNENFGSAAVFIRSLFENGVEVDFNSSEFVADVTKEFVDTALELFGKDLVEEAEGDKHKNIQVLKVLKEIFDDEVMDNYRICFLFEDEAPKSVEAVYLKLYALSTRKAALRSVNLNGAFGILTNCAWVGNVPIELDYLRENEIELKLKDAYPEVEYVDKFPRFLSHIIPDDNTRILDTSKVRMGAQLAAGTTVMPGASYINFNAGTEGPVMVEGRISSSAVVKEGADVGGGASILGVLSGTNGNPITIGRNTLLGANSVTGIPVGDGCIVDAGIAVLEGTKIWISEDEFNKIKEVNPEWKVGYKEYFKGLELAGLNGIHYRFDTTKGKMVAFRSRREVKLNEELH, from the coding sequence ATGTTTGAAAATCTTGTAGAAAACATACAAGGATATAAAAAGCCGTTTGCATTCGGTATTGCAAGGGTTGATTTCGGTCAGGTAAACCGTGAGAAGGTTCTTCAGGCCACATATCCTGTAATAAACTGGAATGAAAATTTCGGCAGTGCAGCCGTGTTTATAAGAAGTCTTTTTGAAAACGGCGTGGAAGTGGATTTTAATTCAAGCGAATTCGTAGCGGATGTTACAAAAGAATTTGTTGATACCGCACTTGAGCTGTTCGGAAAAGACTTAGTCGAAGAAGCAGAGGGAGACAAACATAAAAATATCCAGGTATTAAAAGTTTTAAAAGAAATATTTGATGATGAGGTTATGGATAATTACAGAATCTGCTTTTTATTTGAAGACGAAGCTCCTAAAAGCGTAGAAGCCGTATATTTAAAATTATATGCTCTTTCAACAAGAAAAGCGGCGCTGAGAAGCGTTAACTTAAACGGAGCTTTCGGTATACTTACTAACTGTGCATGGGTAGGAAACGTTCCTATCGAACTTGATTATTTAAGAGAAAACGAAATAGAATTAAAACTTAAAGACGCATATCCTGAAGTTGAATATGTAGATAAATTCCCAAGATTCCTTTCACATATCATACCTGACGATAATACAAGAATTTTAGATACTTCAAAAGTTAGAATGGGTGCCCAGCTTGCCGCGGGAACTACTGTTATGCCTGGGGCGAGTTATATCAACTTTAATGCAGGGACAGAAGGCCCTGTTATGGTTGAGGGTAGAATTTCTTCATCTGCCGTCGTAAAAGAAGGTGCCGATGTCGGTGGGGGAGCTTCTATTCTTGGAGTACTCAGCGGAACAAACGGCAACCCTATTACAATCGGAAGAAACACTCTTCTCGGAGCTAACAGCGTTACAGGTATACCTGTAGGGGACGGATGTATCGTAGATGCGGGTATTGCAGTACTTGAAGGAACTAAAATATGGATAAGCGAAGATGAATTTAATAAAATAAAAGAAGTTAATCCAGAATGGAAAGTAGGATATAAAGAATACTTTAAAGGCTTGGAACTTGCCGGATTAAACGGGATTCATTACAGATTTGACACTACAAAAGGCAAAATGGTAGCATTCAGAAGCAGAAGAGAAGTTAAATTAAACGAGGAGCTTCACTAA
- a CDS encoding PLP-dependent cysteine synthase family protein, translating to MFNTPVFQLDNISVKLEYKNPAGSIKDRPALFMLEDAFKKGYREIVEVTSGNTGIALAFYAQKFGIKATIFMPESFSVERQKLLKLYGANLILTKGTISDSLNEALNYAKEKNAFYTDQFSNPLNAKSQEITAFEILNQVKNIDCFVAGVGSGGTITGIGKILKPLGVKIIAVESINSPVIYNKLKNKHLPVKTHKIQGIGAGFITKITDLDLIDDVILIHDDEAVEFTKQLPKLGITGGISTAANILAAKTLSGNVVTIAPDGIEKYISIL from the coding sequence ATGTTTAATACACCGGTGTTTCAATTAGATAATATTTCCGTTAAGCTAGAATATAAAAATCCGGCCGGAAGCATAAAAGACAGACCGGCACTGTTTATGCTTGAAGACGCTTTCAAAAAAGGCTACAGAGAAATAGTCGAAGTAACAAGCGGAAATACAGGTATAGCCCTTGCTTTTTATGCTCAAAAATTCGGTATTAAAGCCACTATATTTATGCCTGAGAGCTTTTCTGTCGAAAGACAAAAGCTTTTAAAACTTTACGGTGCCAATCTTATACTTACAAAAGGCACGATTTCAGATTCTTTAAACGAAGCGCTTAATTATGCAAAAGAAAAAAACGCTTTTTATACAGACCAGTTTTCAAATCCCTTAAATGCGAAATCACAGGAAATTACAGCCTTTGAAATACTGAACCAGGTTAAAAATATAGACTGTTTCGTAGCGGGAGTCGGAAGCGGAGGTACAATTACAGGAATCGGAAAAATTTTAAAACCTCTGGGAGTAAAAATAATAGCGGTTGAGAGTATAAATTCACCTGTGATTTACAATAAGCTGAAAAACAAACATCTTCCTGTAAAAACACATAAAATCCAGGGAATAGGAGCCGGATTTATTACTAAAATAACAGACTTGGATTTAATAGACGATGTCATTTTAATACATGACGACGAAGCGGTTGAATTCACAAAACAGCTTCCAAAACTTGGCATTACCGGAGGAATTTCGACAGCCGCCAATATACTTGCGGCAAAAACGCTTAGCGGAAATGTTGTTACGATTGCGCCTGACGGTATTGAAAAATATATCAGTATCCTATAA
- a CDS encoding murein transglycosylase domain-containing protein translates to MKRLIYGVIIFMFLGCSVSDYQTVVEAAVSKNPSAFLKSYANRKKNYYLTHPQVLARDIKSFIYHFNLEIKKFTKAISIWENPQKPKTTTLVKYSENYKARAIINFDKGYVKVETIAKNYKQALQIALVNTMLMPEDPRSVDLFSDKIKLNGKPFLAGQIYDFEHKVVLYRWRAERYAKWLISHKLKSYIYKKQKVYYVTFSLAKNSQNIRAKKYLPYVKEYGNKFHISRTLILAIIKTESDFNPYAVSYVPAFGLMQIVPTTAGVEGYERAYGYKHIPSKEFLFVPKNNIHVGSAYLSILFYRYLKNIKNPLSREYCAISAYNSGIGNVLRVFSTRRDRAYYIINSLSPKEVYVRLTMRLPSDEGRRYLPKVLNNKRLFIGY, encoded by the coding sequence ATGAAACGGTTGATATACGGGGTAATTATTTTTATGTTTTTGGGTTGTTCGGTCAGTGATTATCAGACGGTGGTTGAAGCTGCGGTTTCAAAAAATCCTTCAGCGTTTTTAAAATCCTACGCAAACCGTAAAAAAAATTACTATTTAACGCATCCTCAGGTATTAGCAAGAGATATAAAAAGTTTTATTTATCATTTTAATCTTGAAATCAAAAAGTTTACTAAAGCTATAAGCATATGGGAAAATCCTCAAAAACCTAAAACCACAACACTTGTAAAATATTCTGAAAATTACAAAGCAAGAGCTATAATTAATTTTGATAAAGGTTACGTAAAGGTAGAAACAATAGCCAAAAACTATAAACAGGCGCTTCAGATTGCACTTGTAAATACGATGCTTATGCCTGAAGATCCCAGAAGCGTTGATCTTTTCAGTGATAAAATAAAATTAAACGGCAAACCTTTTCTGGCAGGACAGATATACGATTTTGAGCATAAAGTGGTACTTTACAGGTGGAGGGCCGAGAGGTATGCCAAATGGCTGATATCCCATAAATTAAAAAGCTATATATATAAAAAACAAAAAGTATATTATGTTACGTTTAGTCTGGCTAAAAATTCTCAAAACATAAGAGCGAAAAAATATCTGCCGTATGTAAAAGAGTACGGAAACAAGTTTCATATTTCAAGAACTCTTATACTTGCCATTATAAAAACCGAGAGCGATTTTAATCCTTATGCGGTAAGTTACGTGCCGGCGTTCGGGTTAATGCAGATAGTGCCTACCACTGCGGGTGTAGAAGGTTATGAAAGGGCATACGGATATAAACATATTCCAAGTAAAGAGTTTTTATTCGTTCCGAAAAACAACATACATGTGGGTTCTGCGTATCTGAGTATTCTTTTTTACAGATATCTGAAAAATATTAAAAATCCGCTATCAAGGGAATATTGTGCGATTTCAGCTTATAACAGCGGTATCGGTAACGTATTAAGAGTTTTCAGTACAAGAAGAGACAGGGCTTATTATATCATCAATTCCCTGTCTCCTAAAGAAGTATATGTGCGTTTAACCATGAGGCTGCCTAGTGATGAGGGAAGAAGATATCTTCCGAAGGTTTTGAATAATAAAAGACTTTTTATAGGATACTGA
- the argJ gene encoding bifunctional glutamate N-acetyltransferase/amino-acid acetyltransferase ArgJ has protein sequence MEKKFRITPISGGVCAVDGIFAGGVNAGFKKDGFDVGFIRSGKEMKVAYLFTTNRFQAAPLKYVLRKGIKTTNFLLANSKNANAMTGEGGIKDIEEILEYLGTKIDVKNPVMSSTGVIGVRIDKDKIKKAIDQFDFNEKDSNKFAKAIMTTDSFEKEIAFEVEGEFGKFKIGGVAKGAGMINPQMATMLCFITTDADIPDEDMKNILSEINEQSFNAISVDGDTSTNDSVFLMTTSQGDYDQEAFKEALKQVMLKLATDIVRDGEGATKLVAFEVKGAKDKKEAKRAAKALTNSLLMKTAIFGEDPNWGRIASTIGASGVECSEDTLSIKIGDVLVYDRGNILFTSETEEKAHKVMKKDSFKISVDLGIGEGEFTAYGCDLSYEYVKINAEYRT, from the coding sequence ATGGAGAAAAAATTTAGAATCACACCAATCAGCGGAGGTGTCTGTGCCGTTGACGGTATATTTGCAGGTGGAGTAAACGCGGGATTTAAAAAAGACGGGTTTGATGTGGGTTTTATAAGAAGCGGAAAAGAAATGAAAGTAGCATATCTTTTTACAACTAACAGATTTCAGGCAGCGCCTTTAAAATATGTGTTAAGAAAAGGTATTAAAACCACAAATTTTTTACTTGCAAACTCAAAAAACGCTAACGCAATGACCGGAGAAGGCGGAATTAAAGATATTGAAGAAATTTTGGAATATCTGGGTACAAAAATTGATGTCAAAAATCCTGTTATGAGTTCAACAGGAGTTATAGGCGTAAGAATAGACAAGGACAAAATAAAAAAGGCAATTGATCAATTTGATTTTAACGAAAAAGATTCTAACAAATTCGCAAAAGCAATAATGACAACAGACAGTTTTGAAAAAGAAATTGCTTTTGAAGTTGAGGGTGAATTCGGTAAGTTTAAAATAGGAGGGGTTGCCAAAGGGGCCGGGATGATAAACCCTCAAATGGCAACAATGCTCTGTTTTATAACAACTGATGCGGATATACCTGATGAGGATATGAAAAATATTCTTTCGGAAATAAACGAACAAAGTTTTAACGCTATAAGTGTGGACGGAGACACATCTACAAACGACAGTGTATTTTTAATGACAACGTCACAGGGGGATTATGACCAAGAAGCGTTTAAAGAAGCATTAAAGCAGGTTATGTTGAAACTTGCAACCGATATCGTAAGAGACGGAGAAGGGGCTACGAAACTGGTGGCATTTGAAGTTAAAGGCGCCAAAGATAAAAAAGAAGCCAAAAGAGCCGCAAAAGCACTTACTAACTCTTTGCTTATGAAAACAGCAATATTCGGAGAAGACCCGAACTGGGGAAGAATTGCGTCGACTATAGGAGCCAGCGGAGTGGAATGCAGTGAAGATACATTAAGTATAAAAATAGGCGACGTTTTGGTATATGACAGAGGCAATATACTTTTTACTTCTGAAACTGAAGAAAAAGCCCATAAAGTAATGAAAAAAGATTCTTTTAAAATAAGTGTCGATTTGGGTATCGGAGAGGGTGAATTTACGGCTTACGGGTGCGATTTAAGCTATGAATACGTAAAAATAAACGCCGAATATAGAACTTAA
- a CDS encoding EAL domain-containing protein translates to MKKIRNEMIKSFILSGVGLLTLLFILYKSISSFIIEQEIQKARLLAHTLLYTREYLAKVAPFVEVKNKKFHPFSLTPAYAVSQIAKTIQMKEHLYVKQTSDKYRDPQNKPNEHELTAIYYFKSHPNAKEFFQIHRGHENIKSEHLFYAYPLKIDRSCLKCHGPKKDIPKPLLNKIEKIYGDRAFGYKLGQIRGIISIKIPFSEIKHKVDILFLKLSLFLLFLYLLGIVLFTRINKLIFKDIDNINEYLQTKLAKNIYRPFKAKMNFFEFDIIKKGINSVVKSLKNYQKTLYKSLYYNELTGLPNRKKLIEIIKRKNYPLILLDIDSFKEINYFYGEEIANKLIKQVAERLRDYRTFHIKIDEFVILQRENISKDEIYELTKNLIKKLEEPYDIDDYSIIVKFRAGIAYTKRNFMRALSALDATRILNKDIAFCSEADQIRDSYQEHLIWLKKLKIAIEHNKIIPFYQPIYDQNRKICKYEALVRLIDEDGNVISPYFFLNVAKKSRLYFEITKQVIDKSFKKFEKNGTEFSVNLSTLDMENDNIKNFIIQKLKGFKNPKKISFEIVESEDIKNSKNAYEFIQQLKSFGCKILIDDFGSGYANFDYLLSLGADGLKIDGSLIKNILEDKNSQIVVNTIVNFAKEVNMQVIAEFVENEEIFEYLKNLGIDCFQGYYFSEPKEDIEI, encoded by the coding sequence TTGAAAAAAATTAGAAATGAAATGATAAAATCATTTATTTTATCAGGGGTAGGGTTATTAACTCTTCTTTTTATTTTATATAAATCTATATCGTCTTTTATTATTGAACAGGAAATACAAAAAGCAAGACTTCTTGCCCATACTTTATTATATACAAGAGAATATCTGGCAAAAGTTGCTCCGTTTGTAGAAGTTAAAAACAAAAAATTTCATCCTTTTTCTTTAACACCGGCTTACGCCGTCAGTCAAATAGCCAAAACAATACAAATGAAAGAGCATCTGTATGTCAAACAGACTTCAGATAAATATAGAGATCCTCAAAACAAACCGAACGAACATGAACTGACTGCCATTTATTATTTTAAATCTCATCCGAATGCAAAAGAATTTTTTCAAATTCACAGGGGTCACGAAAATATAAAGTCTGAACATCTGTTTTATGCATATCCTCTTAAAATCGACAGAAGCTGTTTAAAATGTCACGGGCCTAAAAAAGACATACCTAAACCGCTTCTTAATAAAATAGAAAAAATATATGGTGACAGGGCGTTTGGATATAAATTAGGACAGATAAGAGGAATTATTTCGATAAAAATACCTTTTAGTGAAATTAAGCATAAAGTAGATATACTGTTTTTAAAACTTTCACTGTTTTTGCTGTTTTTATATTTATTGGGAATTGTACTGTTTACCAGAATTAACAAACTTATATTTAAAGATATTGATAATATTAACGAATATTTACAAACAAAACTTGCAAAAAATATATACAGGCCTTTTAAGGCTAAGATGAATTTTTTTGAATTCGATATTATTAAAAAGGGTATAAATAGTGTAGTAAAATCATTAAAAAATTATCAAAAAACATTATATAAAAGTCTTTATTATAATGAGCTTACAGGTCTTCCTAACAGAAAAAAACTTATTGAAATTATAAAAAGGAAAAATTATCCTTTAATTCTTCTCGATATAGATTCATTTAAAGAAATAAATTATTTTTACGGTGAAGAGATAGCCAATAAACTTATTAAACAGGTTGCTGAAAGGTTAAGAGATTACCGTACTTTTCATATTAAAATAGATGAATTTGTAATACTGCAAAGGGAAAATATCAGTAAAGACGAAATTTACGAATTGACTAAAAACCTTATTAAAAAACTTGAAGAGCCTTATGATATAGATGATTATTCAATAATAGTTAAATTTAGGGCCGGAATTGCATATACTAAGCGTAATTTTATGAGAGCGCTTTCAGCACTGGATGCAACAAGAATATTAAATAAAGACATAGCTTTTTGCAGTGAAGCTGATCAAATCAGAGATTCTTATCAAGAACATTTGATTTGGCTTAAAAAACTTAAAATTGCAATTGAACATAATAAAATAATACCTTTTTATCAGCCTATATATGATCAAAACAGAAAAATCTGTAAATATGAGGCGTTGGTCAGACTTATTGATGAAGACGGAAATGTTATAAGCCCTTATTTCTTTTTAAATGTTGCTAAAAAATCAAGACTATATTTTGAAATAACAAAGCAGGTTATTGATAAATCTTTCAAAAAATTCGAAAAAAACGGTACAGAGTTTTCTGTGAATTTGAGCACACTTGATATGGAAAACGATAATATAAAAAATTTTATTATTCAAAAACTTAAAGGATTTAAAAATCCTAAAAAAATAAGTTTTGAGATCGTTGAAAGTGAAGATATTAAAAATTCTAAAAACGCTTATGAATTTATTCAGCAGTTAAAAAGTTTCGGATGTAAAATTTTAATAGACGATTTCGGAAGCGGATATGCAAATTTTGATTATCTTCTTTCTTTAGGTGCCGACGGATTGAAAATTGACGGCAGTCTTATTAAAAATATTTTAGAAGATAAAAATTCTCAAATTGTCGTAAATACCATAGTTAATTTCGCAAAAGAGGTTAATATGCAGGTGATTGCCGAGTTTGTTGAAAACGAAGAAATATTTGAATATTTAAAAAATCTCGGAATAGACTGTTTTCAGGGATATTATTTCTCTGAGCCTAAGGAAGATATAGAAATTTGA
- a CDS encoding TrkA family potassium uptake protein, with translation MNKDSFLEDFLKKLATTLHWQRSPKPEVDLSSELWGELKPFRIPVILTILIMLFGTLGYIWIDNFSLLDAIYQTGITFTTVGFGEIAPISPFGRLFTIFLIVAGFAVFSYAVGILVDVINKGRLIALFKENRMLYKIARLKKHMVICYHNNYTIELTRELRKAHIPFVVIDNNDNLEEIAKKYKYPYFINADPHTTLAIKKAHLSSARGVITLSKSVTDNIAVVSSVRLYEKDLKRNPYYILSVANSDEEIEKLMRLGADEVLSPTKLIAKRMTAVTVDPDVKNILEEFVYSVDTPLDLEEITVSKKSWVAHKKLKEVHLRELFNVTVVGIKEENGKFIPIPKGDVVLKPNDVLLVIGTGKDMRKVRKVIRSSVKPKEIDFI, from the coding sequence ATGAATAAAGACTCTTTTTTAGAGGATTTTCTCAAAAAACTAGCTACTACACTTCACTGGCAAAGAAGTCCTAAACCTGAAGTTGATCTTTCTTCTGAATTATGGGGTGAATTAAAACCTTTCAGAATACCTGTTATTTTAACTATTTTAATAATGCTGTTCGGAACTTTGGGATATATCTGGATAGATAATTTTTCACTTTTAGATGCTATTTATCAAACGGGTATTACTTTTACAACGGTTGGATTTGGTGAAATTGCTCCTATATCACCTTTTGGAAGATTGTTTACGATATTTTTGATAGTTGCGGGATTTGCTGTATTTTCATATGCTGTAGGTATACTTGTTGACGTAATAAATAAAGGACGTTTAATCGCACTGTTTAAGGAGAATAGAATGCTTTATAAAATTGCAAGGCTTAAAAAACATATGGTTATATGCTATCACAATAACTATACGATAGAGTTAACCAGAGAACTCAGAAAAGCACATATACCTTTCGTTGTTATCGATAATAACGACAATCTGGAAGAAATTGCAAAAAAATATAAATATCCTTATTTTATTAATGCGGATCCCCATACAACCCTTGCAATAAAAAAAGCTCACTTAAGCAGTGCGAGAGGAGTAATTACACTTTCTAAAAGTGTTACGGATAATATAGCGGTAGTCAGCAGCGTAAGACTTTATGAAAAAGATTTGAAAAGAAATCCGTATTATATTCTGTCAGTGGCGAATTCCGATGAAGAAATAGAAAAACTTATGAGATTGGGGGCTGACGAAGTTCTTTCTCCTACCAAGTTAATAGCCAAAAGAATGACGGCAGTCACTGTTGATCCTGATGTTAAAAATATTCTCGAAGAGTTTGTATATTCTGTAGATACGCCTTTGGATCTTGAAGAAATCACTGTCAGCAAGAAATCATGGGTTGCACATAAAAAATTAAAAGAAGTTCATTTAAGAGAGCTTTTTAATGTAACGGTTGTAGGGATTAAAGAGGAAAACGGTAAGTTTATACCGATACCTAAAGGCGACGTAGTTTTGAAACCTAATGATGTGCTGCTTGTAATAGGTACGGGAAAAGATATGCGTAAAGTCAGAAAAGTAATCAGAAGTTCAGTTAAACCTAAAGAAATAGATTTTATATAA
- a CDS encoding NAD(P)/FAD-dependent oxidoreductase, which translates to MKIVIIGGGPAGSTAARALAPYHDVTIVQNRPDFDKPCGGGVKTKIFDEFSIPKSLIKHSLDHVYMIYKNDKIKIDLNGENLSIVKRAEFDEKLRNLAVQAGAKILYGRFKTFQNKKAVIKTREKDILLEYDILIAADGVNSTVRKAVNISQIPSTITHYARTDGYKVKTCEFFFDFNIGGEYYAWAFPHENLTHLGTVSRKNFENLCHYLNLSLKPKGYKIPTWERDIIIQKENIYFVGDAAGQVMPLSFEGIYYAIKSADLLANCILENKNYPNEWNKRFFKEFSLMKKLEALNKTFIRGFVVKAHKLKLIQNFSVKMWLGE; encoded by the coding sequence GTGAAAATAGTGATAATAGGAGGCGGACCTGCAGGCTCTACAGCCGCAAGGGCTCTGGCTCCATATCATGACGTCACAATTGTACAAAACAGACCGGACTTCGACAAACCGTGCGGCGGAGGCGTAAAAACAAAAATATTTGATGAATTTAGCATTCCGAAAAGTTTAATTAAACATTCCTTAGACCATGTATATATGATTTACAAAAACGATAAAATAAAAATAGATTTAAACGGAGAAAATCTGTCGATTGTCAAAAGAGCGGAATTTGACGAAAAATTAAGAAACCTGGCAGTTCAAGCCGGAGCAAAAATACTATACGGAAGATTTAAAACTTTTCAAAATAAAAAAGCGGTAATAAAAACCCGAGAAAAAGATATTCTCTTGGAATATGACATTTTGATTGCCGCAGACGGAGTAAATTCAACAGTCAGAAAAGCTGTAAATATTTCTCAAATCCCGTCAACAATAACACATTATGCAAGAACAGACGGTTACAAAGTAAAAACATGCGAATTTTTTTTTGATTTTAATATAGGCGGAGAATACTACGCCTGGGCATTCCCTCACGAAAATTTAACCCATCTCGGAACAGTCAGCAGAAAAAATTTCGAAAACTTATGCCATTATCTTAATCTGTCGCTAAAACCCAAAGGTTATAAAATACCTACCTGGGAAAGAGACATAATAATACAAAAAGAAAATATATATTTTGTCGGTGATGCGGCCGGACAGGTTATGCCTCTTAGTTTTGAAGGTATCTATTACGCTATAAAATCCGCCGATCTTTTGGCTAATTGTATTTTAGAAAACAAAAACTATCCGAATGAATGGAATAAAAGATTTTTTAAAGAATTTTCCCTTATGAAAAAACTCGAAGCTCTAAATAAAACGTTTATAAGAGGTTTTGTCGTTAAAGCTCACAAACTGAAGCTAATACAAAATTTCAGCGTTAAAATGTGGCTTGGAGAATAA
- the rpmB gene encoding 50S ribosomal protein L28: MARKCEICGKGPQFGNRVSHSNKKTRHKFNPNIQSVRIEINGVSRKVKICTSCLRSLKKSV, translated from the coding sequence ATGGCAAGAAAATGTGAAATTTGTGGTAAAGGTCCTCAGTTCGGGAACAGAGTGAGCCACTCAAACAAAAAAACAAGACATAAATTCAATCCTAACATTCAAAGCGTTAGAATCGAAATTAACGGAGTTAGCAGAAAAGTTAAAATTTGTACAAGCTGTCTTAGAAGCTTGAAAAAATCAGTATAA